The Algoriphagus sp. TR-M9 genome has a window encoding:
- a CDS encoding ligand-binding sensor domain-containing protein, with amino-acid sequence MEIWDNSKGLPQNAIFALEKDNFGFLWAATEEGLVRFDGKTIKVFDEDNYPEMLEQTYYIFFKTEGGIWATGDRSIVLIDKNLKTVIDCSEITDQTWIRAIAENENGGLLIGTQKGEIYSWDEGTFSLLPFWNPETSLEILNFYPTGNSILLVGTSKGIYELNLSTKQTRRVTEQGFSALKIFGNASNRYVYGPDKGIFRIEEDYHLEMIYSFEQSNGVNPSSLIVDSENTIWAGSLENGLIKMSQGKVSEVIYPELQSYTVRKIIKENDNIYLGTLGKGLAVVRPAKIKQLNTGVLEQKNIKPIYQARDSSIWIGSKSDGLYQIKHGKINSWLEEDGLLQNRVNTIGSARGKVYVGSIAGISIIDQQSGQITGYLTKDNGLRSNYVYAIFRDSKNWLWILTKKGGIHYIDESGNFRQVELPEKYSNSGFISILELKNKEILIGSISQGFFRFNGEQLVETQSLPLTPGEDLIYSMYEDPAGDLWFATHGGIVLLKQGNFKILRKHQGLKSRSVFSIIPGDSAGVWVSHNFGVQYFPHSELEKFKNTTDEDFHIANSFYNENHGMPNSEANGLIFPSALKDYTGRIWIPTVEGIGIIPDPSLKKEQDKRFLFTWDNLQIGDQKTDIQDEIVIPQGVGMFQVSFSLVDFDNPDQYSLFYRINSKSKQWQPINEQRLLNFTGLKPGKYTLEVKIHRHGNLEQVNSLPIRVEAIWFETLAFKIFILLAFGLLIYFIVKYYSHIRMKRQLESMVSQRTAELSNANAQLKKALSEIESKNKVLLDITWFQSHLVRAPLTKAMGIAQVLNQYSSFQEIGLSKEELEKELLQTLEELDQVVRETHSKSENIKNDEG; translated from the coding sequence ATGGAAATTTGGGATAACTCCAAAGGCTTACCCCAAAACGCCATCTTTGCACTGGAGAAGGATAATTTTGGATTTTTATGGGCAGCAACTGAAGAGGGACTGGTCAGATTTGACGGAAAAACAATTAAGGTGTTTGACGAAGACAACTATCCAGAAATGCTCGAGCAAACATATTACATATTTTTTAAGACCGAAGGAGGCATTTGGGCTACAGGAGACCGAAGCATAGTCCTCATAGACAAAAACCTTAAAACCGTAATCGATTGCTCTGAAATAACCGATCAAACCTGGATCAGGGCAATTGCCGAAAATGAGAACGGTGGTTTGCTTATCGGAACTCAGAAAGGTGAAATCTACTCCTGGGATGAAGGGACCTTTAGCCTCCTCCCCTTTTGGAATCCCGAAACCTCCTTAGAAATCCTTAATTTCTATCCTACAGGAAACTCGATCCTGCTAGTGGGCACCTCCAAAGGGATATATGAACTAAACCTGTCTACAAAGCAAACCAGGCGGGTTACCGAGCAGGGTTTTTCTGCATTGAAAATTTTTGGCAATGCCTCGAACCGTTACGTCTATGGACCAGATAAAGGAATTTTTCGCATAGAAGAGGATTACCATCTGGAAATGATATATTCCTTTGAGCAGTCAAATGGGGTCAATCCATCCAGCCTCATCGTAGATTCTGAAAACACCATCTGGGCCGGTTCCCTTGAAAATGGGCTGATCAAAATGTCCCAAGGTAAGGTCAGCGAGGTTATTTACCCAGAACTTCAAAGTTATACCGTTCGCAAGATCATCAAGGAAAATGACAATATCTACTTGGGTACCTTGGGAAAAGGTCTGGCAGTAGTTAGGCCTGCTAAGATCAAGCAGTTGAATACTGGAGTACTGGAACAGAAAAACATCAAACCCATTTACCAAGCTAGGGACAGTAGTATTTGGATAGGGTCCAAATCGGATGGACTTTACCAAATCAAGCATGGAAAAATTAATTCCTGGCTGGAAGAAGATGGCTTACTCCAAAACCGCGTCAATACCATAGGTTCTGCCCGTGGAAAAGTTTACGTGGGTAGCATTGCCGGGATATCAATCATAGATCAGCAGAGCGGCCAAATCACCGGATATCTGACCAAGGATAATGGCTTGAGAAGTAATTATGTATATGCCATCTTCCGGGATTCAAAAAATTGGCTCTGGATCTTAACCAAGAAGGGTGGCATCCACTATATCGATGAAAGTGGAAATTTTAGGCAAGTAGAACTTCCTGAAAAGTATTCCAATTCAGGCTTCATCAGTATCCTTGAACTGAAAAACAAAGAAATACTGATCGGCTCTATCAGTCAGGGATTTTTCCGATTTAACGGTGAACAATTGGTTGAGACACAATCCTTGCCGCTGACTCCTGGAGAAGACCTCATATATAGCATGTATGAAGATCCTGCCGGAGACCTTTGGTTTGCCACACACGGCGGTATAGTGCTTTTAAAACAGGGGAATTTTAAGATTTTGAGAAAGCATCAGGGGTTAAAATCCCGTAGTGTTTTCTCCATTATCCCAGGTGATAGTGCTGGGGTATGGGTTTCTCATAATTTTGGTGTTCAATACTTCCCCCATTCGGAACTGGAAAAATTTAAGAACACCACAGACGAGGATTTTCATATTGCCAACAGCTTTTATAATGAAAACCATGGGATGCCAAATTCAGAAGCCAATGGCCTGATCTTTCCTTCTGCTTTAAAAGACTATACGGGAAGAATCTGGATTCCTACAGTAGAAGGTATTGGTATCATACCAGACCCATCTTTGAAAAAAGAACAGGATAAGCGCTTTCTTTTCACTTGGGACAATCTCCAAATAGGTGATCAAAAAACCGATATTCAAGATGAAATCGTCATTCCCCAAGGTGTAGGAATGTTTCAGGTATCCTTCAGTCTAGTGGATTTTGATAACCCGGATCAATACTCCCTTTTCTACCGGATCAATTCAAAATCAAAACAATGGCAACCTATCAATGAGCAAAGGTTACTGAATTTCACAGGGTTAAAACCAGGTAAATACACCCTGGAAGTCAAAATTCACCGTCATGGAAATCTCGAACAGGTTAATTCCTTACCTATCAGAGTGGAGGCAATTTGGTTTGAAACTCTGGCTTTCAAAATCTTTATATTGCTGGCCTTTGGGCTCCTGATCTACTTTATTGTGAAATATTATTCTCATATTAGGATGAAGCGCCAACTGGAAAGCATGGTCAGTCAAAGGACTGCCGAACTGAGCAATGCCAACGCGCAACTGAAAAAAGCATTGAGTGAAATAGAAAGCAAAAACAAAGTACTCCTGGACATCACCTGGTTCCAGTCCCACTTGGTCAGGGCTCCGCTCACCAAAGCCATGGGAATAGCACAGGTGTTGAACCAATATTCATCTTTTCAGGAGATAGGACTAAGTAAAGAGGAGTTGGAAAAAGAGCTACTCCAGACACTGGAGGAATTGGATCAAGTGGTGCGGGAAACGCACTCAAAGTCCGAAAATATCAAGAACGATGAAGGATAA
- a CDS encoding FAD-dependent oxidoreductase produces the protein MSILKNIGAIWLVLISFSCKQSEKEEVTDVLIYGGTSAAVTAAIQAKKMGKTVILVSPDLHLGGLSSGGLGWTDTGKKEVIGGLARTFYQTVYDKYQEENAWKWEAKSEFGNKGQGTPAIDGEFRTMWIFEPHVAEEVFDEWVAEYGIELYRNEKLDRMDGVTVSNWEISSIRTLSGIEFKAKMFIDATYEGDLMAAAGVSYHVGREASSVYGEEWNGIQTGVYHHRHHFQVLDTPIDPYVIPGDPSSGLIPKISDESPGIKGEGDHKIQAYCFRTCMSNHPDNRVPFPRPEDYDSTAYELLLRVFDTGWREWFDKFDRIPNRKTDTNNHGPFSSDNIGMNYDYPEASYERREAIVKEHENYQKGLLYFVANDPRVPKEIQEEFQQWGLAKDEFQENGNWPHQIYVREARRMLGDYVMTEHELLRKRPTPESIGMGSYTIDSHNIQRYVDEHGHVQNEGDIGVGLPGPYEIALGSILPKKEEVNNLIVPVAVSASHIAFGSIRMEPVFMILGQSAATVAAMSIDREIAVQDLSYEVLKDQLLQDGQVLTMNDQIK, from the coding sequence ATGTCTATACTCAAAAATATTGGAGCGATTTGGCTTGTACTGATTTCCTTTTCCTGTAAGCAATCGGAAAAAGAGGAGGTGACTGATGTGTTAATTTATGGCGGTACATCCGCTGCGGTTACTGCAGCGATTCAGGCAAAAAAAATGGGGAAAACAGTGATCTTGGTCTCCCCGGATTTACATCTGGGAGGTTTGAGTTCTGGGGGATTGGGCTGGACAGATACCGGCAAAAAAGAGGTGATCGGTGGTCTTGCTCGTACTTTTTACCAAACTGTCTACGATAAATATCAAGAAGAGAATGCCTGGAAATGGGAGGCGAAATCAGAATTTGGCAATAAGGGACAGGGGACTCCTGCGATAGACGGAGAATTTAGAACCATGTGGATATTTGAACCCCATGTGGCAGAGGAGGTTTTTGATGAGTGGGTAGCAGAATATGGGATCGAACTTTATCGGAATGAGAAATTGGATAGAATGGATGGAGTGACTGTTTCTAATTGGGAGATTTCTTCCATCAGGACTCTAAGCGGAATAGAGTTCAAAGCTAAAATGTTTATTGATGCAACATACGAAGGGGATTTGATGGCAGCAGCAGGGGTAAGTTACCATGTAGGAAGGGAAGCAAGCAGTGTGTATGGAGAGGAGTGGAATGGCATACAGACTGGGGTTTACCATCACCGACATCACTTTCAGGTATTAGACACCCCTATCGACCCTTATGTGATTCCTGGCGATCCTAGCTCCGGGCTGATACCAAAAATCAGTGATGAATCCCCAGGGATAAAAGGGGAGGGAGATCATAAGATCCAGGCTTATTGTTTTCGCACCTGCATGTCCAATCACCCTGATAATAGAGTTCCATTTCCCAGACCTGAGGATTACGATTCTACAGCGTATGAACTCCTGCTGAGAGTTTTTGATACTGGATGGAGGGAATGGTTTGATAAATTTGATAGGATTCCCAATAGGAAAACAGATACAAACAATCATGGTCCATTTAGCTCTGATAATATCGGGATGAACTACGATTACCCAGAAGCGAGTTACGAGCGCAGGGAAGCAATAGTCAAAGAGCATGAAAACTACCAAAAGGGGCTCTTATATTTTGTGGCAAATGACCCTAGGGTACCCAAGGAAATCCAGGAAGAGTTTCAGCAATGGGGACTGGCAAAAGATGAATTTCAGGAAAATGGAAACTGGCCGCATCAGATTTATGTACGCGAAGCCAGAAGAATGCTGGGGGATTATGTGATGACTGAGCATGAGCTACTTAGAAAAAGGCCCACTCCAGAGTCCATTGGTATGGGATCCTATACCATAGACTCCCATAATATTCAGAGATATGTGGATGAACATGGGCATGTTCAAAATGAAGGAGATATTGGGGTGGGACTTCCCGGCCCGTATGAAATAGCGCTAGGCTCTATTTTGCCCAAGAAGGAGGAGGTGAACAATTTGATAGTGCCTGTAGCTGTATCCGCCAGTCATATCGCATTTGGATCTATCCGTATGGAACCTGTATTTATGATCTTAGGGCAATCAGCCGCTACAGTTGCTGCCATGTCCATAGACCGGGAGATAGCTGTACAGGATCTTTCCTATGAGGTTTTGAAGGATCAATTGCTCCAAGATGGTCAGGTATTGACCATGAATGATCAGATCAAATAG
- the rhuM gene encoding RhuM family protein codes for MENQIEIYQGSDGQTQIEVKFEQETVWLSQDQMASLFNQTKQNISLHINNCYKEGELDKTATVKESLTVQQEGKRKVTRKINFYNLDVIISVGYRVKSNQGTKFRIWATKRLKDYLIQGYAINENRLAQKQQEVQTLKDGIRILSRAIQQKEEDQHLDLEWLNYFAKGLELLDDYDHENLDKKGLSKRKATYPELSEYQEVIKSMRSDFESGVFGKEKDGSFESAIAQISKGFGEEDFYPTLEEKAATLLYLIVKNHGFVDGNKRIAAACFLLFLQLNDLLLNMEGIAIISNDALASLTLFIASSKPEEMDTVKKLVISVLNRNRN; via the coding sequence ATGGAAAACCAAATCGAAATCTATCAAGGAAGTGACGGCCAGACTCAAATTGAGGTGAAGTTTGAACAGGAAACTGTTTGGCTTTCTCAAGATCAAATGGCAAGCTTGTTTAATCAAACCAAGCAAAATATCAGTTTACATATCAACAACTGCTATAAGGAAGGAGAATTGGATAAAACTGCAACTGTCAAGGAATCCTTGACAGTTCAGCAAGAGGGTAAAAGAAAAGTTACCCGGAAAATAAACTTCTACAACCTTGATGTAATCATTTCAGTTGGGTATCGAGTAAAATCGAACCAAGGTACCAAATTCAGAATCTGGGCAACCAAACGGTTAAAAGACTACCTTATCCAAGGCTATGCAATCAATGAAAATAGACTAGCCCAAAAGCAACAAGAAGTCCAAACCCTAAAGGATGGTATTCGGATTTTAAGCAGGGCAATTCAGCAAAAAGAAGAAGACCAACACTTGGATTTGGAATGGCTAAATTACTTTGCAAAAGGATTGGAGTTACTGGATGATTACGATCATGAGAACCTGGACAAAAAGGGATTAAGCAAAAGAAAAGCAACCTACCCTGAATTATCAGAATATCAAGAGGTAATCAAATCCATGAGATCAGATTTTGAATCTGGTGTATTTGGAAAAGAAAAAGATGGAAGCTTTGAAAGTGCAATTGCACAAATCAGCAAAGGCTTCGGTGAAGAAGACTTCTATCCTACCCTGGAAGAAAAAGCAGCTACCCTACTCTACTTGATCGTGAAGAATCATGGTTTTGTCGATGGTAACAAAAGAATTGCTGCAGCTTGTTTTCTTCTCTTTTTGCAGTTAAACGATCTACTGCTTAATATGGAGGGAATCGCGATCATTAGCAATGATGCACTTGCCAGCTTAACGTTATTTATCGCTTCAAGTAAACCTGAAGAAATGGACACGGTGAAAAAATTGGTGATTAGTGTACTGAACAGGAATCGTAATTAA
- a CDS encoding Fic family protein: MQWIWERPDWPNFTFDPGSFTHLEREFHRNTGLILGSLSSVSSDDMDELRVTLLSNEAMDTSKIEGEILDRDSVQSSIRGQLGLQTDGRRSGPKETGASRMMVDLYKSYSEPLDQARLFSWHQMVMNGRIDLETIGGYRVHEDPMQIVSGRLDLPQVFYEALPSHRVPKEMENYLLWFNQAFSKGMPTLIHAGLAHLYFELIHPFEDGNGRIGRAIAEKALTMGAKHPLINSLSSIIERNKKAYYQALERANGSLEVNEWLVYFSGEILKAQVHVQKLILFIVEKARYFEDFRDKLNERQSKVALRLFREGPAGFQGGLSAENYIRISKTSPATATRDLTEMVAIGALKKTGKLRHTRYYLPMVEISQ; the protein is encoded by the coding sequence ATGCAATGGATTTGGGAGAGACCGGACTGGCCAAACTTTACATTTGACCCAGGCTCATTCACACATTTAGAACGCGAATTTCATCGAAATACTGGTTTGATTTTAGGTTCGCTTAGTTCTGTGTCGTCTGATGATATGGATGAATTGCGGGTGACCTTGTTGAGTAATGAAGCGATGGATACGTCAAAAATCGAAGGAGAAATATTGGACAGGGATTCCGTACAGTCATCCATACGTGGCCAGTTAGGGCTGCAAACTGATGGAAGGAGGTCTGGGCCTAAGGAAACAGGGGCTTCCCGTATGATGGTGGATCTCTACAAAAGTTACAGTGAGCCTCTTGATCAGGCGCGTCTATTCTCCTGGCATCAAATGGTGATGAATGGAAGGATTGATCTGGAAACCATTGGCGGTTATCGAGTTCACGAAGATCCAATGCAGATAGTATCGGGGAGATTGGATTTACCTCAAGTTTTCTATGAGGCTCTACCATCTCACCGAGTGCCAAAAGAGATGGAAAATTATCTTCTTTGGTTCAATCAAGCATTCAGTAAAGGAATGCCTACTTTGATTCATGCTGGATTGGCACACCTATATTTTGAATTGATTCACCCTTTTGAAGACGGTAATGGAAGAATCGGACGAGCCATTGCAGAAAAAGCCTTGACTATGGGAGCCAAACACCCCTTGATCAATTCACTGTCCAGTATCATAGAGCGAAATAAAAAGGCTTATTACCAGGCCTTGGAGCGTGCCAATGGCTCTTTGGAGGTAAACGAGTGGTTGGTTTATTTTTCCGGGGAGATCTTGAAAGCCCAAGTCCATGTTCAAAAACTGATTTTGTTTATAGTAGAAAAGGCTCGATACTTTGAAGACTTCCGGGATAAGCTGAATGAGCGTCAATCTAAAGTTGCGCTTCGGTTATTTCGAGAGGGACCAGCTGGTTTCCAAGGTGGGCTGAGTGCCGAGAACTATATCCGAATCAGCAAAACTTCCCCTGCTACTGCAACCAGAGATCTTACGGAAATGGTGGCTATTGGAGCCTTAAAAAAGACTGGAAAATTAAGGCATACACGCTACTACCTCCCCATGGTGGAAATTTCACAATGA
- a CDS encoding efflux RND transporter periplasmic adaptor subunit, which yields MKNILNNKLVMLVTVLVVGIVVGWLTKPDTAPNMEVDEHDHVESIAGIPITYTCSMHPQIRQNEPGDCPICGMDLIPLENENVEADPMAITMSPTAMQLAGVQSLVVGNSSSDKSIRLNGKIQADERQNYTQSAHISGRIENLTVNFTGEYVKKGQTLGQLYSPELATAQEELFQAQKIKDSQPALFAAAKSKLKNWKLTDGQIDQILATGKVTEQVPILANVSGYVTEKMVNLGDYVNRGEPIYQIADLSKVWVLFDVYESELQWINKGDEIEFTVQSLPGETFTGKVSYIDPMVNPQTRVAKARLELSNSNLKFKPEMFVSGKVESEGSSKDNSIVVPKTAVMWTGTRSVVYVKTATNQSVTFQLREVTLGPALGDHYQIESGLLPGEEIAVNGTFSIDAAAQLAGKPSMMSPDGGSAMSGHNHGGIAMPVSNTSATANPEFISQDAKNELKPLFDSYFELKDALTQDKLTASLNSARKMKSIISKVNMSKFKGESHMSWMKYENNLKTHLDKFVEQKSLDEVRKNFLNISDEMVSIAKKFHPYPSKIYVQHCPMADSNRGADWLSLEDKVINPYFGPSMLTCGEVIKTIK from the coding sequence ATGAAAAATATACTCAACAACAAGCTTGTAATGCTTGTCACCGTATTGGTGGTAGGAATAGTTGTAGGCTGGCTGACTAAACCAGATACAGCTCCGAACATGGAAGTGGATGAACATGATCATGTAGAATCGATTGCAGGAATCCCTATTACGTACACATGCTCCATGCATCCTCAGATAAGACAAAACGAGCCTGGTGATTGCCCTATCTGTGGAATGGATTTAATCCCTCTGGAAAATGAAAATGTAGAAGCTGACCCCATGGCTATCACTATGTCTCCTACTGCTATGCAATTGGCAGGAGTCCAATCATTGGTCGTTGGCAATTCTTCAAGTGATAAGTCCATAAGACTTAATGGAAAAATCCAAGCTGATGAACGCCAAAACTATACCCAGTCAGCCCATATTTCTGGGAGAATAGAAAATCTGACAGTCAACTTTACAGGAGAGTATGTAAAAAAAGGTCAGACTTTAGGACAACTCTATTCTCCGGAATTGGCTACAGCTCAAGAGGAATTGTTTCAGGCTCAGAAAATTAAGGATTCTCAGCCTGCACTTTTCGCTGCTGCAAAATCAAAACTGAAAAACTGGAAATTAACAGATGGTCAAATTGATCAAATTCTGGCAACAGGAAAAGTAACTGAACAGGTACCAATTTTAGCTAATGTTTCTGGATACGTGACTGAGAAAATGGTGAATCTGGGTGATTATGTAAACCGTGGAGAGCCTATTTATCAGATCGCTGATCTCAGCAAAGTTTGGGTGCTGTTTGATGTTTATGAGTCAGAATTACAATGGATTAATAAAGGTGATGAGATTGAATTTACTGTGCAGTCACTTCCAGGAGAGACTTTTACAGGAAAGGTTAGCTACATAGACCCCATGGTCAATCCTCAGACTAGAGTTGCGAAAGCAAGGCTGGAACTGAGCAATTCTAACCTGAAGTTCAAGCCCGAGATGTTTGTTTCAGGAAAAGTTGAGAGTGAAGGTTCCTCAAAGGATAATAGCATTGTGGTGCCAAAAACTGCGGTAATGTGGACTGGAACCCGTTCAGTAGTATACGTTAAGACAGCTACAAATCAGTCCGTAACCTTCCAACTTAGAGAAGTGACTCTAGGTCCGGCTCTGGGGGATCATTATCAAATAGAATCGGGATTGTTGCCAGGAGAAGAAATAGCAGTGAATGGCACATTCAGTATAGATGCCGCTGCCCAATTGGCAGGAAAACCAAGCATGATGAGTCCTGATGGAGGTTCAGCAATGTCTGGGCATAATCATGGCGGTATTGCAATGCCTGTTTCAAATACCTCAGCTACTGCAAATCCCGAATTCATATCTCAAGATGCTAAAAATGAGTTAAAGCCTCTTTTTGATAGCTATTTTGAGTTAAAAGATGCCTTGACCCAAGATAAGTTAACAGCCTCTTTGAACTCCGCAAGGAAAATGAAATCGATCATTTCAAAAGTAAACATGAGCAAATTCAAAGGTGAATCCCATATGAGTTGGATGAAATATGAAAACAATCTTAAAACCCATCTTGATAAGTTTGTTGAGCAAAAATCACTTGATGAGGTGAGAAAAAACTTCCTTAATATTTCTGATGAAATGGTATCAATTGCAAAGAAATTCCATCCCTATCCATCCAAAATCTATGTTCAACATTGTCCTATGGCAGATAGTAACAGAGGTGCGGATTGGTTGAGTTTGGAGGATAAAGTAATCAACCCATATTTTGGACCTTCCATGCTCACGTGTGGGGAAGTAATCAAAACAATCAAATAA
- a CDS encoding response regulator: protein MKDKPPRIYIIDDDQVILLLHKLQVKKQGVFDQIHVFSYANKALEAILSLGGEDQKILIFLDLNMPEMNGWEFLTLLQKHAITLDIKVIIVTSSLSKSDKDRSLEFDRVIDFWEKPMVPAQFAKLKEKLGDWLF from the coding sequence ATGAAGGATAAACCGCCAAGAATCTATATTATCGACGATGATCAAGTAATACTTTTACTCCACAAACTACAAGTCAAAAAACAAGGGGTATTTGACCAAATCCATGTATTTAGCTATGCCAATAAAGCTTTGGAAGCTATCCTTTCACTAGGTGGCGAAGACCAAAAAATCCTTATTTTTTTAGATCTGAACATGCCCGAAATGAATGGCTGGGAATTTTTGACCCTACTTCAAAAACATGCTATAACTTTAGATATCAAGGTTATAATCGTGACTTCCTCATTGAGTAAGTCGGACAAGGATAGGTCCTTAGAGTTTGATAGGGTGATAGATTTCTGGGAAAAACCCATGGTGCCCGCTCAATTCGCTAAACTGAAGGAAAAATTGGGAGATTGGCTCTTCTAA
- a CDS encoding amidohydrolase: MKNIQFIFLLAVLLASCNNSPTNTEDPATLYYGGDIVTMAGDEPEYVEALVIKQGKILFTGNTNEAKDKAGTGHLKIDLAGKTLLPGFIDGHAHFSNFSVQAIGAILLPSPDAQVNTIPDLISTLKAWNTPENRALTGWVFGTGFDDSVLEEKRFPTKHDLDQVSTEFPIMIMHISGHFAVVNSLGLEILGISAETPNPEGGIIRREMNSQEPNGVLEELAAIPHLVKAMTPQSEAANQKFFDAGQAMALSYGYTTAQEGRAMDNHLLLAKMAEQNKIKIDVVSYIDHLYVDKFMSSKWNSKSYSNHYRIGGMKVTLDGSPQGRTAWRTQPYLIPPDGASSDYQGYPAIPNDSTLTEIYKKAFVNDWQTLTHANGDAAIDQMIRTLKPLSETYGNEDRRFVLIHGQYVRFDQLDELLEMRIVASLFPLHTFYWGDWHKQIIGDSLGNLISPTRTALNKGLAITIHTDAPVALPNLMRVIWTAVSRSSRSGEIIGEAERLSPYEALQAITIWSAYQHFEETNKGTLEAGKLADLVVLDQNPLKVAVEEIKNIKVLETIKEGVTVYKKRD; this comes from the coding sequence ATGAAAAACATTCAATTTATTTTCCTGCTGGCAGTGCTTTTAGCCAGTTGTAATAATTCACCAACTAATACAGAAGATCCTGCGACCCTTTATTATGGTGGAGATATAGTGACCATGGCGGGAGATGAACCTGAATATGTAGAGGCGCTAGTGATAAAGCAAGGCAAGATCCTCTTTACAGGGAATACCAATGAGGCAAAGGATAAAGCCGGCACAGGTCATCTGAAGATAGATCTAGCTGGAAAGACGCTATTGCCTGGCTTTATAGATGGGCATGCACACTTTTCCAATTTTTCTGTACAGGCCATTGGTGCTATTTTATTGCCCTCACCAGATGCCCAAGTGAACACTATTCCGGACTTAATCAGTACCCTAAAAGCCTGGAATACACCAGAAAATAGAGCATTGACAGGCTGGGTTTTTGGAACTGGCTTTGATGATTCTGTATTGGAGGAAAAACGATTTCCCACTAAACATGACCTGGATCAAGTCAGCACCGAGTTCCCAATAATGATTATGCATATTTCTGGGCATTTTGCCGTGGTGAATTCCTTAGGCCTTGAAATCTTAGGCATCAGCGCCGAGACCCCCAATCCAGAGGGAGGCATAATCAGAAGGGAAATGAATTCCCAAGAGCCCAATGGAGTTTTGGAGGAATTAGCCGCAATCCCTCATTTAGTAAAAGCCATGACTCCACAATCTGAAGCGGCCAATCAAAAATTCTTCGATGCAGGACAGGCCATGGCTCTTTCCTATGGATATACCACTGCCCAAGAAGGTCGTGCGATGGACAATCATTTATTGCTGGCAAAAATGGCCGAACAAAACAAGATAAAAATAGATGTGGTCAGTTATATAGATCACCTATATGTAGACAAATTCATGTCTTCCAAATGGAATAGTAAATCCTATTCCAATCATTACAGAATAGGAGGAATGAAAGTGACACTAGATGGATCCCCCCAGGGTAGAACAGCCTGGAGAACCCAGCCTTATTTGATCCCTCCAGATGGAGCTTCCAGCGATTACCAAGGTTATCCCGCTATTCCCAATGATTCTACCCTAACGGAAATTTACAAAAAAGCCTTCGTTAATGATTGGCAAACCCTCACACATGCCAATGGTGACGCAGCTATAGATCAGATGATCCGGACTTTGAAACCTTTGAGCGAAACATACGGAAATGAAGACCGAAGATTTGTCCTGATCCACGGACAATATGTACGATTTGACCAATTGGACGAATTGCTGGAGATGAGAATAGTAGCCTCCTTGTTTCCCTTGCATACTTTTTACTGGGGAGATTGGCATAAGCAAATCATTGGGGATTCTTTGGGAAACCTCATTAGTCCTACCAGAACGGCCTTGAACAAGGGTTTGGCGATTACCATTCATACTGATGCGCCAGTAGCACTCCCAAACTTGATGCGGGTGATCTGGACAGCCGTAAGCAGGAGTTCAAGATCTGGGGAAATTATAGGAGAAGCAGAACGTCTCAGTCCCTATGAGGCACTTCAGGCAATCACTATATGGAGTGCTTACCAGCATTTTGAAGAAACCAATAAAGGGACCCTGGAAGCCGGTAAACTGGCTGATTTGGTAGTTTTGGATCAAAATCCCCTGAAGGTAGCTGTAGAGGAAATCAAGAATATAAAGGTCTTGGAAACCATCAAAGAGGGAGTAACTGTGTATAAGAAAAGGGATTGA